In one window of Psychrobacter sp. P2G3 DNA:
- a CDS encoding hydantoinase/oxoprolinase family protein, translating into MSYEFRLGVDAGGTFTDFVLAEKGGDIHLFKAPSTPEDGTKAIANGLQQISEKFNRSITDIIQACDLCINGTTVALNALIQMKGVKVGLLCTKGHEDSIEIRLGHKEEGHRYDASYPPAPQIAPRDLRFPIRGRILADGTEREELNEDDILAAIEELKRQNIKSVAISFVWSIRDTKHEQRAKELVQQHMPDAFVCCGSEVYPQIKEYTRTSTTLVNAYLSPIMSSYVYKIDDYFKQLGADQPVRYFQSNGGLALGEVMKERAVNAINSGPASAPQAGLYIAEPFGINNVITVDMGGTSFDITLAKDGKTSLNRDIDFLRNRIGVPMIHVETLGAGGGSIGHINTFGMLEVGPQSAGATPGPACYGKGGTLPTVTDANLILGYLRPGAVLGGIVTLDEDKARAAIEEHIARPLDIDLPHAAYGISTIVNQNMANGIRRITIEKGYDPRDFALVCAGGAAGMHIIPLAEEMGINTILVPKSASCLCAFGQIISDVKYSYLATQIMIMSADANLESLNATLTRLEKDGIEKLKEDGFSDDDIEVERAMEMRYVGQVHECNVIVPNGNIDSNAAADILQAFHKRHKELYTYDERDSAVELVNVEVSIIGKVVKPELPTLDAQVGSVESAKVDERQMIHDHTYQWIQTPIYDGNKLGAGAVVTGPALIEEPTTTIVIKPNWQADLHQSGTYKLSKI; encoded by the coding sequence ATGAGTTATGAATTTCGTTTAGGCGTAGATGCTGGTGGTACTTTTACCGATTTCGTGTTGGCTGAAAAAGGCGGAGACATACATCTGTTTAAAGCCCCTTCTACCCCTGAAGATGGTACCAAAGCGATTGCTAACGGGCTGCAACAAATTTCAGAGAAGTTTAATCGCTCAATCACAGATATTATCCAAGCTTGTGACTTATGTATTAACGGTACGACTGTTGCCCTGAATGCTCTGATTCAAATGAAAGGCGTGAAGGTAGGATTACTCTGTACTAAGGGACATGAAGACAGTATCGAAATTCGTTTGGGTCATAAAGAAGAAGGCCACCGTTATGATGCCAGCTATCCCCCAGCGCCGCAGATAGCACCGCGAGATTTGCGCTTCCCTATTCGCGGACGGATACTTGCCGATGGGACAGAGCGTGAAGAGCTTAATGAAGACGATATTCTAGCAGCCATAGAAGAGCTTAAACGCCAAAATATCAAAAGTGTGGCCATCTCTTTTGTGTGGTCAATACGCGATACCAAGCACGAACAGCGCGCAAAAGAGCTGGTACAGCAGCACATGCCTGATGCATTTGTATGCTGCGGCAGTGAGGTCTATCCGCAAATTAAAGAATATACACGCACCTCGACGACTCTAGTTAATGCTTATTTGAGTCCGATTATGTCATCTTATGTCTATAAAATTGATGACTACTTCAAACAGCTCGGCGCTGATCAACCGGTACGTTACTTCCAATCTAATGGCGGTCTTGCATTGGGCGAAGTGATGAAGGAGCGTGCGGTTAACGCCATTAACTCAGGACCTGCTTCTGCCCCGCAAGCTGGATTGTATATCGCTGAACCTTTCGGTATCAATAATGTGATTACTGTCGATATGGGTGGTACCTCGTTTGATATTACGTTAGCAAAAGACGGCAAAACCAGTCTGAATCGTGATATTGATTTTTTACGAAATCGTATTGGCGTACCTATGATTCATGTCGAAACCTTAGGTGCAGGTGGTGGCTCTATCGGCCATATCAATACCTTTGGCATGCTAGAGGTAGGACCACAAAGTGCAGGCGCGACCCCAGGTCCTGCGTGTTATGGTAAAGGTGGCACGCTACCGACGGTCACCGATGCCAACTTGATTCTGGGTTATCTGCGTCCTGGCGCGGTATTAGGCGGTATTGTCACCTTAGATGAAGACAAAGCAAGGGCTGCTATCGAAGAGCATATCGCTCGCCCATTAGATATTGATTTGCCGCATGCGGCTTATGGCATCAGCACTATTGTCAATCAAAATATGGCCAATGGTATTCGCCGCATCACTATCGAAAAAGGCTATGACCCTCGCGACTTTGCCTTAGTCTGTGCAGGCGGTGCTGCTGGTATGCACATTATTCCTTTAGCAGAAGAGATGGGTATTAATACCATACTTGTGCCCAAGTCAGCCTCTTGCCTATGTGCTTTTGGCCAGATTATCTCTGATGTCAAATACTCATATCTAGCCACTCAGATTATGATTATGTCTGCAGATGCTAACCTTGAATCTTTGAATGCCACTCTTACAAGGCTAGAGAAAGATGGTATTGAAAAGCTTAAAGAGGACGGATTTAGTGACGACGATATAGAAGTTGAACGCGCTATGGAGATGCGCTATGTTGGACAAGTCCATGAATGCAATGTCATCGTGCCAAACGGCAACATAGATAGTAATGCTGCCGCAGATATCCTACAAGCCTTTCATAAGCGTCATAAAGAATTATATACTTATGATGAACGAGATAGTGCTGTAGAGCTTGTGAACGTAGAAGTTTCAATCATTGGTAAAGTGGTTAAACCTGAGCTACCGACGCTAGATGCTCAAGTTGGATCTGTAGAAAGTGCTAAAGTGGATGAGCGCCAGATGATACATGATCATACTTACCAGTGGATTCAAACGCCTATTTATGATGGCAACAAATTGGGCGCAGGAGCAGTCGTTACTGGTCCAGCTTTGATTGAAGAGCCAACCACAACTATTGTGATTAAACCTAATTGGCAAGCTGATTTGCATCAATCTGGAACATATAAGTTGAGTAAAATTTAA
- a CDS encoding helix-turn-helix transcriptional regulator encodes MPIAKLENHQRLIEQYFAQPITTEKGSGRLLNHQINHALHLATNFELSSVESQLLEQQLLDLIIHTLHRPTLSLADSQVSTIKAAHLQRIENFIHFNLANPQISPKLVSQSCHISERYIHLLFQDLPYSFSEWVKLTRLLAANKLLTKANCSSVAEVGYQVGFTDQSYFSRIYKKHFGFPPKDTPSTHCKPH; translated from the coding sequence GTGCCTATCGCCAAGTTAGAAAACCACCAGCGTTTAATAGAGCAATATTTTGCCCAGCCTATCACTACTGAAAAAGGCTCTGGCAGACTACTTAATCATCAAATCAATCATGCCCTGCACTTAGCCACTAATTTTGAATTATCATCTGTAGAGTCGCAATTATTAGAGCAACAACTACTAGATTTAATCATACATACTTTGCACCGTCCTACCCTATCTCTAGCAGACAGCCAAGTCTCAACGATAAAAGCCGCTCACTTGCAACGTATCGAAAATTTTATACATTTTAACTTGGCCAACCCCCAGATTTCTCCCAAGCTAGTTTCACAATCCTGTCATATCTCTGAGCGCTATATACATCTTTTATTTCAAGACCTGCCTTACTCGTTTTCGGAATGGGTCAAACTAACCAGACTGCTAGCCGCCAACAAGCTATTGACTAAAGCTAATTGTAGCTCTGTTGCAGAAGTTGGCTATCAGGTTGGCTTTACCGATCAAAGTTATTTCTCGCGTATCTACAAAAAACACTTCGGCTTCCCGCCCAAAGATACGCCTTCGACTCACTGTAAGCCTCACTAA
- a CDS encoding hydantoinase B/oxoprolinase family protein, which produces MNQATNTSTTASTTALDPITLSVVRGALETAQREMTLTLEKTARSSVFNLAHDYSNALFDHLPEMILQGQDIPIHLGSLMPAMKAVAGFYGDDIHEGDIIYHNDPVVMGSHILDCCMYKPVFYEGELVFWTVCKGHVTDIGGPVPAGYNPDAKEIYAEGLRIPPIKIWEKGVRRNDVINLIHSNMRSRRNQEGDLNAQYGACAVGERNMIALLDKYGVETVRAAIEELKNMADRHMRSLIESLNDGDYHGEAILEDSGHGLGDLTITADITIKGSDVHIKIGSPPQVPYFINSYAGNSMSGVLLGLMMFAQVDPPYNEGLYRCVTVDLGEHGTLCNAKEPAPHVNCTTTPMETLTDAVRKALEDAAPERVTASWGHSSGVNIAGIDPKTGEQYVTMVLASIISGAGATQQMDGWHACGPLCCFGALSSGDIELLEYQYPIVIHKYGLAEDSGGAGRLRGGCGTVWEVEPLDHTMTVVAFGEGRHIPTMGAGGAEQISPELKLGKLEVFREGGQTDLHLHNTVIEIKAGERARNTNPGGGGFGSSFEREPEAVLRDVIEGIVSINAAAKEYGVVIDSETLQLDEKATKALRAEAA; this is translated from the coding sequence ATGAATCAAGCTACAAACACCTCGACCACAGCTTCAACCACGGCCCTCGATCCTATCACCTTATCCGTTGTTCGTGGCGCGTTAGAAACCGCGCAACGCGAGATGACACTTACCTTAGAAAAAACAGCACGCTCTAGTGTGTTTAACCTAGCTCACGATTATAGTAATGCGCTGTTTGATCATCTACCTGAAATGATCTTGCAAGGTCAAGATATCCCTATCCATTTAGGCTCATTGATGCCAGCCATGAAAGCAGTGGCAGGGTTTTATGGTGATGATATTCATGAAGGAGACATTATTTATCATAATGATCCTGTCGTTATGGGCAGTCATATTTTAGATTGCTGTATGTATAAGCCCGTATTTTATGAAGGTGAATTGGTATTTTGGACCGTATGTAAAGGTCATGTCACCGATATTGGTGGCCCTGTTCCTGCTGGATATAACCCAGACGCCAAAGAGATTTATGCCGAAGGCTTGCGCATTCCGCCGATCAAAATATGGGAAAAAGGCGTTAGACGTAACGACGTTATCAACCTAATTCATAGCAATATGCGTTCACGTCGCAATCAAGAAGGCGATTTGAATGCTCAGTACGGTGCTTGCGCGGTTGGTGAGCGCAACATGATTGCCTTGCTAGACAAATATGGTGTAGAGACGGTTCGTGCAGCTATCGAAGAGCTGAAGAACATGGCTGATAGGCATATGCGCTCGCTTATCGAATCACTGAATGATGGTGATTATCATGGCGAGGCCATTCTGGAAGATTCAGGACATGGTCTTGGCGATTTGACCATCACTGCTGACATTACTATCAAAGGCAGTGATGTCCATATCAAGATAGGCAGTCCGCCACAAGTGCCTTATTTTATTAACTCTTATGCTGGCAATTCGATGTCAGGCGTCCTGCTTGGCCTCATGATGTTCGCTCAAGTAGACCCTCCTTATAACGAAGGTCTGTATCGCTGCGTCACGGTAGATTTAGGTGAACATGGCACGCTATGTAATGCCAAAGAACCCGCACCTCATGTTAACTGTACTACTACGCCGATGGAGACGCTGACAGATGCGGTTCGTAAAGCATTAGAGGACGCCGCACCTGAGCGCGTAACGGCATCATGGGGACATTCCTCAGGGGTTAACATCGCCGGTATTGATCCAAAAACGGGTGAACAATATGTCACCATGGTACTCGCGTCAATTATTTCAGGTGCAGGAGCGACTCAGCAAATGGATGGCTGGCATGCTTGCGGGCCTTTATGTTGCTTTGGCGCATTAAGCTCAGGTGATATTGAGTTATTAGAATACCAATACCCTATCGTCATTCATAAGTATGGATTGGCAGAAGACAGTGGCGGTGCTGGGCGACTGCGGGGCGGTTGCGGTACAGTCTGGGAAGTTGAGCCACTTGATCATACCATGACGGTTGTTGCCTTCGGTGAAGGACGTCATATCCCAACCATGGGTGCAGGCGGTGCTGAGCAAATCTCACCAGAGCTCAAATTAGGTAAGCTAGAAGTGTTCCGTGAAGGCGGCCAGACTGATTTACATCTTCATAATACTGTGATTGAGATAAAGGCTGGAGAACGCGCGCGTAACACCAACCCTGGTGGCGGTGGTTTTGGTAGCTCTTTTGAGCGTGAGCCTGAAGCGGTGCTACGTGACGTTATAGAAGGTATTGTCTCTATAAATGCTGCTGCCAAGGAGTACGGTGTCGTTATCGATAGCGAGACCTTGCAACTAGATGAAAAAGCCACTAAAGCCTTACGTGCAGAAGCGGCATAG
- a CDS encoding LysR family transcriptional regulator, which produces MKLQQLRHFLFVVEEGGFRAAADRANRSQAALSASIKELEKTLGQRLFESGNKATLTSFGEACLPKVEQFLTIYKALEDDLKASASGDKGKIRIASVPSLVTKLLPSVLVEYSKKHPDIEIVLIDDNSVGVANRLLAGEVDLALGNCTSMDQTDIDFTPLISDPIGVVCLKSNSLNQLKNQLEKQSNNQTKSQRKKGLKWQQLVTQPFIYNGTCRLLENTPAEVLNRNARYTVENITSLFSLLRNDLGITTLPKLAFPSNEPELVWIDLLEPTLNRQIGIFKLANKTVSPPAQAFYELCIKYVQEHYPLSDMA; this is translated from the coding sequence ATGAAATTACAGCAATTACGGCATTTTTTATTTGTGGTAGAAGAAGGCGGCTTTCGTGCCGCAGCTGATCGTGCCAATCGGTCGCAAGCAGCGTTGTCAGCATCCATCAAAGAATTAGAAAAAACGCTCGGTCAGCGTTTGTTTGAAAGTGGTAATAAGGCCACGCTTACCTCTTTCGGTGAAGCCTGTTTACCGAAGGTTGAGCAGTTCCTCACAATTTATAAAGCACTAGAAGATGATCTTAAAGCGTCTGCGTCTGGCGACAAAGGTAAAATAAGAATTGCCAGCGTGCCATCGCTAGTGACTAAGCTATTGCCTAGCGTATTGGTCGAATACTCAAAAAAACACCCTGATATTGAGATTGTATTAATAGATGATAATTCTGTTGGTGTGGCCAATCGATTGTTGGCAGGTGAAGTAGATTTAGCATTGGGTAACTGTACCAGTATGGATCAGACGGATATAGATTTTACCCCGCTCATCTCAGATCCTATTGGTGTCGTTTGCTTAAAAAGCAATTCGTTAAATCAATTGAAAAACCAGCTAGAAAAGCAGTCAAACAACCAGACAAAGAGCCAACGAAAAAAAGGGCTTAAATGGCAACAGCTAGTCACGCAGCCTTTTATTTATAACGGCACTTGTCGGCTACTTGAGAACACGCCAGCTGAGGTGCTCAATCGCAATGCACGCTATACGGTCGAAAACATTACTTCCTTATTTTCACTATTACGCAATGACCTTGGTATCACGACTTTGCCCAAGCTTGCCTTCCCCTCTAATGAGCCTGAGCTTGTTTGGATTGATTTACTTGAACCGACTTTAAACAGACAAATTGGTATCTTTAAATTGGCCAATAAAACCGTCTCACCGCCAGCGCAAGCCTTTTATGAGTTGTGTATCAAGTACGTTCAGGAGCATTATCCTTTATCAGACATGGCCTGA
- a CDS encoding RidA family protein codes for MTTHTAKQPVKTSLYASKSPLEWAITNNGTLYTAQIPIDENGEVVAGGIEAQTRQTLDNLKHTLECANVGMDSVLQVLIYVTDREYLKTVNQVYAEYFEAPYPNRAALVISGLAREEMLVELVVYAAVP; via the coding sequence ATGACGACTCACACCGCCAAGCAACCGGTTAAAACCTCACTTTACGCTTCTAAGTCACCGTTAGAGTGGGCGATTACTAATAATGGCACGCTGTATACCGCGCAGATTCCTATCGATGAGAACGGTGAAGTGGTCGCAGGTGGTATTGAGGCGCAAACTCGGCAAACGCTAGACAATCTTAAGCACACATTAGAATGTGCCAATGTCGGCATGGATTCGGTATTGCAAGTGCTTATTTATGTGACGGATCGCGAGTATCTCAAAACCGTTAATCAAGTCTACGCTGAATACTTTGAAGCACCATACCCAAACAGAGCCGCTCTGGTTATCTCAGGACTTGCTCGTGAAGAGATGCTGGTAGAGCTGGTTGTTTATGCCGCTGTGCCTTAA
- a CDS encoding allantoin permease, with amino-acid sequence MAGVIQPKNKGHDISATPSDPNQELVSNEDRATKGSLTMAWWGVCSAMFYLVIGIAMAENYGTKNAIIGLLISCVAYGIINGIITRYAIRTGMSVALFSRVLFGHKGAALATLIFFATAMYYAVFEGSVIAVTFSQTYPSVPYWIAALIVVAYSVPMIMGSVQNWLDKLNGVLLPFYIIGLIAAVVMATNEYGYSSAWLSLGPEEALPFGWWNVAVYYMGIWVLMMYTFDYARYGKQEDSKFLSWFNFGIPFYLVAFFLSGLAGIYLVSTIPLEGALSEVSITLGLVKLMGVFGLIFVVITQTRINTANYLLATTNLQAFLKDTINIKIPKFVGALLIGTFIFVLMLLDVFAYLLQALAYQGVFVVAWVAIALTHILYPKREDIFGAVPVIDPQRLPAFDKSGLVAWIAASIVGIVLMNLGGSWVNWYATLTFITATVLYAILMPKNQQHVLQLSPKTMTG; translated from the coding sequence ATGGCGGGTGTAATACAACCAAAGAATAAAGGGCATGACATTTCTGCCACCCCTTCTGATCCTAACCAAGAGTTAGTGTCAAACGAAGATCGAGCTACCAAAGGCTCTTTAACCATGGCGTGGTGGGGCGTTTGTAGCGCCATGTTCTATCTGGTCATTGGTATTGCGATGGCAGAGAATTATGGAACTAAGAACGCTATTATCGGCTTATTGATAAGCTGCGTCGCTTACGGGATTATCAATGGAATCATCACTCGCTATGCCATTCGTACAGGCATGTCAGTGGCTTTGTTTTCTCGCGTATTATTCGGTCACAAAGGCGCAGCTTTAGCGACACTCATATTTTTTGCCACGGCTATGTATTACGCGGTATTTGAAGGCTCTGTCATTGCCGTCACCTTTAGCCAAACTTACCCCTCTGTCCCTTACTGGATCGCCGCTTTAATCGTGGTGGCTTATAGTGTGCCTATGATTATGGGCAGTGTCCAAAACTGGCTGGACAAACTAAATGGTGTGCTCTTGCCGTTTTATATTATCGGACTCATTGCGGCGGTCGTCATGGCGACCAATGAGTATGGTTATAGTAGTGCTTGGCTGTCTTTAGGGCCTGAAGAAGCACTGCCCTTTGGCTGGTGGAACGTTGCCGTATATTACATGGGCATATGGGTATTGATGATGTATACCTTTGATTATGCGCGTTATGGCAAGCAAGAAGACAGTAAATTCTTATCTTGGTTTAATTTCGGTATCCCCTTCTATCTCGTCGCTTTTTTCTTAAGCGGATTGGCGGGTATTTATTTAGTGAGCACTATCCCCTTAGAAGGCGCGTTATCCGAGGTGTCCATCACTTTAGGACTGGTAAAATTAATGGGTGTGTTCGGCCTCATATTTGTGGTCATTACTCAAACTCGTATTAACACTGCAAATTACTTATTAGCGACGACCAATTTACAGGCCTTCCTCAAAGATACTATCAATATTAAGATTCCAAAATTCGTTGGGGCTTTATTAATTGGTACTTTTATTTTCGTTCTCATGCTACTCGATGTATTTGCCTATCTGTTACAAGCGCTTGCTTATCAAGGCGTGTTTGTGGTGGCTTGGGTGGCTATTGCCCTAACCCACATTCTCTATCCTAAACGTGAAGATATCTTTGGCGCGGTTCCCGTCATTGATCCGCAGCGCTTGCCAGCATTTGATAAGTCAGGATTAGTCGCTTGGATAGCAGCCTCAATCGTCGGAATCGTACTAATGAATCTGGGCGGTAGCTGGGTCAATTGGTATGCGACCTTGACCTTTATTACAGCGACTGTCCTGTACGCGATATTGATGCCCAAAAATCAGCAACACGTTTTACAACTCTCACCAAAAACAATGACTGGCTAA
- a CDS encoding potassium/proton antiporter, whose translation MDTLNILYLVGALLIFASIMASTLSARLGVPLLLLFLAVGMLAGEQGILGIEFSQYNIANFVGQAALACILLDGGLRTSFKSFRVGLKPAVTLATWGVLATVMVLGVFVTWLLDVDWRFGLLMAAIVGSTDAAAVFSLLRNGGVKLNDRVQATLELESGANDPLAILLVTGLIALNVDPAGQTVFGFLGLLLQQLSFGLGMGLLFGYLLSRLLPKVLLAEGMYAILILSAGLSVFAATNLIGGSGFLAVYLTGVLIGNHKVRSTEHVMRVMDSFAWLSQAVLFVVLGLLVTPSNVINVWHYSVAIAAFMILVARPIAVYTSVKPFKFKDREIGFISWVGLRGAVPITLAILPVMAGIDGAFMLFDIAFGVVVLSLILQGTTIPIMANLFKVRIPTNKDPKEEHEVWVSDKASITLYKFEVQSGAFAIGRHPKGISNRVSPDEISIFALVRGQQIVIVDENTKLKFGDSVWYAMRGNHASKIAKIFNDTTLDRKAIDDFYGDWLLSPSVKLGDLPFFTGVIASETLADKLKSKADDQSINMWQQTVAEYVKENLETAPVSGDTVAINDEWSLVIKEVDDKGALRTIGLKHQELPTVV comes from the coding sequence ATGGATACCTTAAATATCCTATACTTAGTAGGGGCATTGTTAATTTTCGCCAGTATCATGGCAAGTACGCTATCAGCACGCTTGGGCGTTCCATTATTGTTGTTGTTTTTAGCAGTAGGCATGTTGGCGGGCGAGCAGGGTATCTTGGGGATTGAGTTTTCACAATATAACATTGCCAACTTCGTCGGGCAGGCAGCCTTAGCCTGTATCCTGCTAGACGGCGGATTACGTACCTCTTTTAAGTCATTTCGAGTCGGTCTAAAGCCTGCGGTCACTCTAGCGACTTGGGGCGTACTTGCTACCGTCATGGTGCTAGGGGTCTTTGTTACTTGGTTACTCGATGTTGATTGGCGCTTTGGTTTGCTAATGGCAGCAATCGTTGGCTCTACCGATGCGGCAGCAGTGTTTTCTCTATTACGTAATGGCGGCGTCAAGCTCAATGATCGGGTACAAGCTACGCTCGAATTAGAGTCAGGTGCCAACGATCCTTTGGCTATCTTATTGGTTACGGGTCTAATTGCTCTAAATGTAGATCCTGCTGGGCAGACGGTATTCGGATTTTTAGGTTTACTATTACAGCAGTTAAGCTTTGGCCTAGGAATGGGCTTACTCTTTGGTTATCTACTATCTAGGCTACTACCCAAAGTTCTTTTGGCAGAGGGCATGTATGCAATTTTGATACTATCTGCTGGCTTGTCAGTCTTTGCGGCTACCAATTTAATTGGCGGTAGTGGCTTTTTGGCCGTCTACCTCACTGGTGTGCTAATCGGCAACCATAAGGTACGCTCAACTGAGCATGTCATGCGAGTGATGGATAGCTTTGCATGGTTATCGCAAGCGGTGCTTTTCGTCGTTTTAGGACTATTAGTCACCCCATCTAACGTCATCAATGTCTGGCATTATTCAGTGGCAATTGCAGCCTTTATGATTTTGGTTGCCCGTCCTATTGCCGTCTATACCAGTGTTAAGCCTTTTAAGTTTAAAGACAGAGAGATCGGTTTTATCTCTTGGGTTGGTTTGCGCGGTGCTGTCCCTATTACCCTTGCTATTTTGCCAGTCATGGCGGGGATAGATGGTGCCTTTATGCTGTTCGATATTGCATTTGGGGTGGTGGTCTTATCGTTGATTTTACAAGGAACGACCATTCCTATCATGGCGAATTTATTTAAGGTGCGTATTCCGACTAATAAAGATCCAAAAGAAGAGCATGAAGTTTGGGTGTCAGACAAGGCAAGTATCACCTTATATAAGTTTGAAGTTCAATCAGGGGCGTTTGCTATCGGTCGTCATCCTAAAGGTATCTCTAACCGGGTGAGTCCTGATGAGATTAGTATTTTTGCGCTAGTGCGCGGACAACAAATCGTCATTGTCGATGAAAATACCAAGCTAAAATTTGGTGATAGTGTCTGGTACGCCATGAGGGGAAACCATGCCAGTAAAATTGCTAAGATTTTTAATGACACAACGTTAGACCGTAAAGCTATTGATGACTTTTACGGAGATTGGTTATTATCGCCCAGTGTCAAACTTGGAGATTTACCATTTTTTACGGGCGTTATAGCATCCGAAACCCTCGCAGATAAACTCAAGTCTAAAGCTGACGACCAATCAATAAATATGTGGCAGCAGACCGTTGCTGAGTATGTTAAAGAAAATTTAGAAACTGCTCCAGTGTCGGGTGATACCGTCGCGATAAATGACGAATGGTCGTTGGTTATTAAGGAAGTCGATGACAAAGGAGCATTGAGAACCATTGGTTTAAAACACCAAGAATTGCCAACGGTGGTCTAA
- a CDS encoding glutathione S-transferase family protein translates to MGLLVDGKWQDQWYDTDASGGHFKREESGFRNWVTKDGSAGPTGTGGFKAEPNRYHLYVSLACPWAHRTTIYRKLKGLEDMISLSVVHPYMGDHGWTFADGAGVIADPISHANYAYEIYTTAKADYTGRVTVPILWDKKTNTIVSNESSEIIRMFNSAFDEVGALSGDFIPSELLAEIDEVNAFVYSAVNNGVYKSGFATTQEAYEEAVNELFDALDVLEKRLKDQRYLVGNTITEADWRFFTTLVRFDAVYVGHFKCNLRRIVDYPSLWGYLRDLYQVLGIAETVNMDHIKGHYYTSHANINPTGIVPVGPYIDFNTPHGREQLS, encoded by the coding sequence ATGGGCTTATTAGTCGATGGCAAATGGCAGGACCAATGGTACGATACCGATGCTAGTGGCGGCCATTTTAAACGTGAAGAGTCAGGCTTTAGAAACTGGGTTACCAAAGATGGTAGCGCAGGACCAACAGGTACAGGCGGCTTCAAAGCTGAACCTAATCGTTATCATTTATATGTATCTTTGGCCTGCCCTTGGGCGCATCGCACGACCATTTATCGTAAGCTCAAAGGTTTGGAAGATATGATTTCGCTATCTGTCGTTCATCCCTACATGGGTGATCACGGCTGGACGTTTGCAGATGGCGCTGGAGTGATTGCCGACCCTATCTCTCATGCTAACTACGCTTATGAGATATACACTACCGCAAAAGCAGATTATACAGGACGCGTCACCGTCCCTATTTTATGGGATAAAAAAACCAACACTATCGTCAGTAACGAGTCATCCGAAATCATTCGTATGTTCAATTCAGCCTTCGATGAGGTTGGTGCGCTATCAGGTGACTTTATACCGTCAGAGCTACTAGCGGAGATCGATGAGGTTAATGCGTTTGTATATTCTGCTGTAAATAATGGGGTTTACAAATCTGGCTTTGCAACCACGCAAGAAGCTTACGAAGAAGCCGTTAATGAGCTATTTGATGCGCTAGATGTACTAGAGAAGCGTTTGAAAGACCAGCGTTATTTGGTCGGTAATACCATTACTGAAGCTGATTGGCGTTTTTTTACCACGCTTGTGCGTTTCGATGCCGTTTATGTAGGTCATTTTAAATGTAACCTGCGCCGTATCGTCGACTACCCTAGCCTTTGGGGCTACCTACGAGACTTATACCAAGTACTGGGTATAGCCGAGACCGTAAATATGGATCATATCAAGGGCCATTATTACACCAGTCATGCCAATATTAATCCAACTGGCATCGTACCTGTCGGTCCTTATATTGACTTTAATACGCCACATGGTCGCGAGCAGTTATCATAA